Below is a genomic region from Sander vitreus isolate 19-12246 chromosome 15, sanVit1, whole genome shotgun sequence.
caaagataaatcggcCTATTCCTCAAAACGACCTCAACAACATTGATACGGTAACTGGCCTGTAGCCACTAAGCATATGGATTCACTGTGTGTTTGACATTAAATCATGATGATATATCAATATGTAAataattttaatagcttagtattgtaggCTATGTGTATCGGCTTTTGGTCACCCTACACGTTATTATAGACctagtttattatgcaactcagttttatacaatatatagtAAGGAGGTCCCTGctcgtctctctttcaggttaggggtccttagcctaaaaaacgttgaagaccccagCTTTAGGAGATAATCCACATCGTTCATGGTGACCGCAGATTACTTTCGTCTTTAAAAGGAATACCACCGTCTGCCAGCTGATTGCAACCGGCCAACGGCTTTGGGCATGCGCAGTGTTTTCCCACACTTGAAATTACGAACCAAGCGAAATATAAACACCCTTTTTAAAACTATTATCAGCCACTGAACTTAAATGGTAGAATAATGCATCTTGTATGGCATGCATTAATCCAGAATTATATTAATTTCTAAATTACTCAGTAGGCTTATTATTACTAGATCCACTTTTTTCTGCTGGCTCATGGCCTTACCACTGTGCACACCTGAGTTTGCTTTTACCACCTCTTACCACTGTTGTATATTTACCTGGAGAGGCACGAGGCAAAACTAACATAGATGGTAGCTGCCTTAGGTCCTGACTCACAACAATCCTGCAAACTTGCAGACATTTGTGTTTTAAACTGATTAAAGTGGATGTTTGTTCTCTACTTAGTTAAAGCATCTATATTGACATAGCTATTTGTAGTAACCAGTTTTTTCTATGTACATAACGATGACAGCCTTGCAGTTGTTGCAGCTGAATCTGCAGAAAAATCTATTATTTTCAGTGCCGAAGTGGGCCGGTATTCACTGGTACGCAGTACCGGCACTTCTACATTTTACTCTTAAGCGTACCTGCACTTTTTTTTGCGTAGCGTTACTTCTCGCATGTAGCCGGTACTACTCTACCACTGCTAGAGAACGTGTCAGAGAGATTGGTAATGGatttatttctatatttctatttctatatTTTCAAGTGAGTGTGGCCCTTTTGAATTCATAGCATTAAATGGATTAGAAATGCATCCCTTCCACACACAATTTTTCAGTCCAAGCAAAAAATGCTTAACAACCACAGAGAAAACCACATCTTACTAAAATCATGTCCTCATAGGTGAGgaatttgattttattttattaggatccccattagctgttGCAGAACATCAGCTATTCTCCCTGGGAgtccacacaaaacataaacattaccacagataagacattttcaaacagtcatataatataaaaataagagcAATATAGCTAGTATTATTTTCTTTGCAAATATAAATATGCATAGTCCTCTTCATGTACTCTAATAAATagcacaataaatacataagcaCAGAATATAAACAAAGTTAATTCTTACATCTTTGTTTACGTATCAACATTCCTATGCATGGACAAAGTACAAAATATGGTTACAGTCTTAGGGCCCTTAGATGTTcctttactgtttttttaaagcttgatttattATGCGCTTTGGCAAGAGGATGTTGTACTGGTCTCTCTTTGAATGCCACTCCCTGATGTGGTCAAACCAGGATGATGCTCTAACTgtatgatagatagatacattaTTTATCCCCGATAgagggttaggtttgggttagcAGCAATACACAAATTAACCACACAGTACAAAGAATAGTGCAAAAACAATGGTCAAACATAAGCAGTGGTGGAGAAAGTATTCAGATTGTTTACATGATCAGATGGttatcttttaaaatgtattaacactGGACTCTCTGGAGGTTTCTTACCGTTGCCTGTCAGATACATACTACTACTGAAGGTAGTCCTCAAAGCTCTTGGGAGTCTCCAGGTCATCGCAGGCATTACTGAAGTGGTAATAGGAGATGATGTTGTCCTTTGGATTACGCATCATGTAGATaatctgacaaaaaaacaaaaattaatcAGCCAACCAATACATACCATTCTCTAATCGATGCCAAACTCCACACAAAGTAGGTAAAGACTTTTAGTATGTACAGCTTTTTGAGTTTTCCTCATAGGATTGGACTTCCATAACATACTAACCTTTGCCTTCTTGTCCTTTAGTCCTGGAGGCATGAGAGCCGGGGTGAGGTGAGACGTGAGGAGCCGTGGATAGGACCGTAGAGCGTAATCTTGTCCAACATCCCTGTACTCCAGCCTCAAAGTTGTTTGGATATTCATACAGACCCCCATCTAACTCATAGATGGAGATGATGATCTGTtgagtcctgtgtgtgtgtgtgtgtgtgtgtgtgtgtgtgtgtgtgttaaattatGAGACATCGTGTATGATCAGTAAATCTGTTCCCAGCTATGGACAAAACCTTTAATGCAAATAATGTGATGCAGAAAACCTTGTCTCACTCACCTGACTTTGGATAAGTGACGAGGAATACGTCACTATCTCGAATTTCAAAGCTCTGGAGTTGTGAAATCGACTGGaaagttgtagtttttataCCTGCAGAGATGGTCTGTGATCTGCTCCATGTTATTTCTGAATCACACAGAACTATGAAAGAAATGTTCACGACCAGAGTAGAACAGATCACGGGCAGCTGGACTCTGGACTTTTAAgttgtgcatgtttgtgcagCTTCTTCATGAATCCTATATCTTAAATTATAGGTACAGCTGTGTAGATTGAAGTATAACAGTGTTTTTCCCATGGTCTGCAGATTTGATATAGGCTACAAAACCTGCaatcatttcataaaaagaggCATTGCAACAGATTAATCACCCCACAGTAAATAAACTAGTTGATCTAGCTGTACCTTTTAAAATATGTCAGTGTAGCATGTTGTGGTAATACAGTATGAAGGACACAGAGGCATGTTCTAtggaaaatattaacatttattgTGTTTATGGAAATGTTCCTCTCTACTTACAAAATACACAGATGGTCCCTTTCACTGAAGTGAATTATAGACTTTCTCATAAAAATGTATTCTCATTTAGCTAATACACACATCTGTGCATGTTGAATCAGCTGTTTTGAGGAGAAGCGGTAGAAGAAGAGGAACGCAAAACGTATCTAGTCTAAAAACTCCTCTGGAGTCTGTCTAGTAATATAACTTTAGGACGCCAAAAGGCACATAGTCTCAAAACTCATTTGCATGCTTTGCATTACAAATACTATTAATTCACTTGAATGTTCCAGCTTCACTGAGCAGAATAATGTCATGAGCAGAGACACAGGAAGGATGTTTTCACTTTCATCTGCTGATGGAGGAATGTTTTGCTTGGTTCCCCTTAGTTTAAGTGTGCACCTATAAGCTTTATTCTTGTCACAACAAAACTAGTTGGGAGGCCAACGGTGGTTTAATAAGCAACTCACACAAGTGTGACCCAGTGCACATGCACATAAATCAGCAACATggatttgggctttttttttttaatttatttttttttacatatcatttatttctttttaatttatcatagcattttcaaaaaaatatctcacaaatgcagcagcagaaatgagacaaaaaccaataaagacaaaagattatctgaaaaaaagaatgatgaGTAGAGATTCAATAACTGTGAACAGTTATTGAATCTTAATACATGTATGAATCAGCATAATGGCACATTGAATGCACTATGAATGAAGTAGGCTAACTGTTTCTGTTCACTGAGCACTACCGTATTACACAATTTGTTTCtctttaattttttgtttttcatccaCTTCATCAAAATTaatttccatttctgtttttctttctttctttcttcatctcCTTCTCTGGATAAAATGGGTTCTCCAGGATAGCTTTGTTTTCCTCTGATGTCAGCCGACCTTCACACAGGAAGTCATGGATCTTCTGCCATGAGTCCAACTCTGAGCTCCAAAGTGCAGTTCTGGCTCTGATGAACTGAGAGACTTCAGTTTTGCTGCCTTTGGCCAGACTAATGCTGTCCTTACAGATGAAGAAGATATCCATGCCGAGGAAAAGAGCATTGAGCCCGATGAGTCCGGCCCTGGCTGACTTGGAGAGGGCAAGAGGCCCTTTGACTGCTGCCTGTCCGATATCTGGGATATCTGCTGCCACCCTGGGAACGTTACGTAATGCTTTTCCTTCCTGCACTGCCACTTTGCCAGCACTTGCAATCAGCTCTTCACTTTTTAACATCTTAACAGCAGAGGCAGCATCAACAATAGAATCAATGCCTTTTTCCAATAGCACCAGCTTTACCAAGCACCTTGCCAAACTCCCACAACCACATCTATCGGGCTTGTTTCCTCTTTGATCTCGACCTTCAGACAATCCTGCAGAACCTGCACATCCTCCATGAAGCTGTGGAAGACTTCACTGGCTTTCTTCTGTTGTGTAAGGTTTACTCCAATCTCTGTGGCAGTGGTGACAGCACTGTTGACTCCACTGGTAATTCCCAGCCCTACCCCAGTCAATGTCAGCACTAAAGACGCTCCAGCTGTTACAGGAATTAATGCCAAACCAATGATGGAAAGCACACCTCCAACTGCCCCCACTGAGCTGCCGGCCACACTGGAGATCTTTGCCCCCATGTTCATCCTGTCTAGCTGAACAGCATTCTCCTCCAGGTCTTTTAGGAACTGCAGCATCCGGGGCTGTCGCTTGCTGAACTTATCGATGAAGCTAGAACACGGTTTGTCCTGTAAACAAGAACACCGTACGGAAGCTCTGGTTCATCCTGATGAAGAGGAAATCAAGAAAGAATGAATAGGATTGCACATCtcaggttaggttaggttagaaTGTTACTTTAAAATTCAATATGAAAATATTATATTTGGGATCTGTTTTTTTGGGACACACATTGGCAGGCTTCAAGAAGCAATATAATCCACATAAAAGTGAAATAAGCAACAATATTTGATTACATAAATTACAAATTATACTAAGGTATTAACCCCTGCTGG
It encodes:
- the apol gene encoding LOW QUALITY PROTEIN: uncharacterized protein apol (The sequence of the model RefSeq protein was modified relative to this genomic sequence to represent the inferred CDS: deleted 4 bases in 4 codons), giving the protein MGVVVQPADVEIGKRNQTVSCRRFGTKILPQSQKELQEALCCYTADTLIYIDTVREFCERNPKWMLGRETELEMMRDIKDRADNIDLSISHVTQSKKKGEAFWEYMKSKVTQVTADSRRAELETELAAVLKDTLRGLEKLNCFLDAVENLAVTSLHVFMEENQVLYLPEGISPEHVQVVISAARRICPHLLEFKRDASVFFLPKLQNVEVLAYQLDKYIKTTQKICEKLEKSSFSDFCLEMNDESLVDLDVDLSEDDVQRMLHHINQLDEIRMNQSFRTVFLFQDKPCSSFIDKFSKRQPRMLQFLKDLEENAVQLDRMNMGAKISSVAGSSVGAVGGVLSIIGLALIPVTAGASLVLTLTGVGLGITSGVNSAVTTATEIGVNLTQQKKASEVFHSFMEDVQVLQDCLKVEIKEETSPIDVVVGVGKVLGKAGAIGKGIDSIVDAASAVKMLKSEELIASAGKVAVQEGKALRNVPRVAADIPDIGQAAVKGPLALSKSARAGLIGLNALFLGMDIFFICKDSISLAKGSKTEVSQFIRARTALWSSELDSWQKIHDFLCEGRLTSEENKAILENPFYPEKEMKKKERKTEMEINFDEVDEKQKIKEKQIV